ATGACCGAGAACCGCTATGCCGTGCCCAGCGGAAACATGGCCCTGGCGATGGGTGGTGTGGCTGCTGGTGTGAAGTTCTACTGCGCCTATCCGATGAGTCCATCCACCGGAGTTCTGCACTGGATGGCTTCGCACGCGCGCAAGGCCGGGGTGATGGTTCGCCAGGTCGAAGACGAAATCGGCGTGGTGAATATGGCCATCGGCGCTGCCCATGCGGGCGTTCGCGCTATGTGCGCAACTTCCGGCGGCGGATTTGCGCTGATGAGTGAAGGTCTCGGTATGTCGGCGATGATGGAGACTCCAGTCGTAGTGATCGACTGCCAGCGCGCTGGTCCGTCCACAGGAGTGCCAACCAAGACCGAACAAGGCGATCTATGGCAGATGCTCGGCGCAGCCTTCGGCGATTATCCGCGAGTCATCGCGGCTCCCCTGGATATCGGAGACTGCTTCAAGATCATTCCAGAGATATTCAACGTTGCCGACCGCTTCCAGTGTCCGGGGATTGTGCTCTGCGATCTCCTTCTGTCGGAAGGAAGGCTCAGTGTCGATCCGAAGGATTTGGACTTTAATCCTCCCATCGATCGCGGCGAGCTGATTACCAATGGCAACGGAGCCACTGGATCGAACGGCACAAACGGAAACTACAAGCGTTATCAAATCACCGAGAGCGGTATTTCGCCGCGTGCCGTTCCGGGAGTGCCCGGTTACATCCATACCGCCGCAACCGACGAGCACGACGAAGACGGCGTGCTGATCAGCGACGAGTTCACCAATCCCATCAAGCGTCGCGCCATGATGGAAAAGCGCATGCGCAAGCAGACCGGCATTGAGGCCGCGGTTCCGCCGCCGCAGCTACTCGGTCTTCGCGATGCCGAGGTCACGCTGATCGGCTGGGGATCGACCTATGGCGTGATTGGAGAAGCCTGCGAATTGCTGAAGGAGCAGGGAATCTCGGCGAATCAACTCCAGATCCGCTGGCTCGTGCCACTGCACGGTGCAGCCATCATCGACATCCTCAAGGATTCGCGGCACACCATCATCGTGGAAAACAACTACAGCGGGCAATTCGCTCGTTACCTGCGCAGCGAGACCAGCTTTGTGCCCGATGGACACATCCGTAAATACGATGGCGAACCTTTCATGCCGCACCACATCGTGGAAGCGGTGAAAGAACAGCTCGCGGGCAAGAGCAAGCTTTCGGTGCCCGCGCACGAAATCATGGTTTAGGAGAAGAGAAGATGGCGA
The sequence above is a segment of the Acidobacteriota bacterium genome. Coding sequences within it:
- a CDS encoding 2-oxoacid:acceptor oxidoreductase subunit alpha, with product MTQTFAIAIGGAAGQGVATPGDIFAKVFSRRGLHLNAYNAYQSIIRGGHTFLTIRTGPDKVTNMGDRIDLLIPLNQDTMDRHFGLLSAGAACIYNSDTIKPGRSTDGVQLCPLPVSKLADISRNKVAQNTLAVGAGLNMMGIGFQALETMLIEQFKKKGDAVVAENIAIARTGYDYASQNFKPFDPPLPMTENRYAVPSGNMALAMGGVAAGVKFYCAYPMSPSTGVLHWMASHARKAGVMVRQVEDEIGVVNMAIGAAHAGVRAMCATSGGGFALMSEGLGMSAMMETPVVVIDCQRAGPSTGVPTKTEQGDLWQMLGAAFGDYPRVIAAPLDIGDCFKIIPEIFNVADRFQCPGIVLCDLLLSEGRLSVDPKDLDFNPPIDRGELITNGNGATGSNGTNGNYKRYQITESGISPRAVPGVPGYIHTAATDEHDEDGVLISDEFTNPIKRRAMMEKRMRKQTGIEAAVPPPQLLGLRDAEVTLIGWGSTYGVIGEACELLKEQGISANQLQIRWLVPLHGAAIIDILKDSRHTIIVENNYSGQFARYLRSETSFVPDGHIRKYDGEPFMPHHIVEAVKEQLAGKSKLSVPAHEIMV